From a region of the Haematobia irritans isolate KBUSLIRL chromosome 4, ASM5000362v1, whole genome shotgun sequence genome:
- the LOC142235513 gene encoding uncharacterized protein LOC142235513 has product MYKAGYLLSSRYLGRFQQNPSELHWQHLKRIARYLKGTIPMKLAFNKQNSEAVIGYADADWASDTTDRKSVRGYIFKIYGCSVSWGSKKHQTVATSSSEAEYVALSFATAVAIWIRGVMQDLHEIN; this is encoded by the coding sequence ATGTACAAGGCCGGATATTTGTTATCAAGTCGATATCTAGGCAGATTCCAACAGAACCCATCTGAACTGCATTGGCAACATTTAAAAAGAATAGCTAGATATCTAAAAGGTACGATTCCCATGAAGTTAGCCTTCAATAAACAAAATTCTGAGGCAGTTATTGGCTATGCGGATGCTGATTGGGCTTCAGATACAACCGACAGGAAGTCAGTCAGGggatacattttcaaaatttatggtTGTTCCGTCTCATGGGGTAGTAAGAAACACCAAACCGTTGCAACATCGTCTTCGGAAGCTGAATACGTTGCTTTAAGCTTTGCAACTGCCGTAGCAATTTGGATCAGGGGGGTAATGCAAGacttgcacgaaataaattaa